The sequence TCTGACCACATGGAGTGTAAGGATTAATGCGTTTTTTCTTTTATATTTTCGGTTACTGCCTGTTTTTTATATCTTCTTTTTCTTTTTCCGAAGATATATCCAAAAAACAAATTAGGAATTCACCTATAGACGGAGACGGGGTAAATATACCCATTTCAGAACCTACTAAAAACAGCATATATAAATCGAAAAATAAGAAAACGAATAGCGACATCGCCCCGGAGAATAGTCCTTTTATCACCGCGGACTTCACGCTAAAGCTCACCGGCGAACGGTTTCATAACGCCAAATTAAGGCGCGGCGATAAAAAAGAGACGGAGAGCGAATGGGGACCGATGCTGCGCACCCAAATACGCACCGATGACGATTATCCGCTATTTGCTTTCGCCGAACTGGAATGGGAAAAAACCGTCAGCCGCGAAACCGGAGAGGATACCGAACGAAAAACCACCCTGACGCTTAACCAGGCCTATCTCGGCATTAACGACCTATTGCCCGACGGCCGCATCAGGCTGGGACGCTGGCTGTTGCGCGACGAGCGCGAGTGGCTGTTCGATGAAAATCTGGACGGCGTGCACGCGCGGTGGCGGCATGAGCGCTGGCGGATAGAGGCGCTCGGCGGCCGCGTCAACCACTGGCAGCGCGACCTGCTGGACAGTTCGACGAAGAACGATAGCCCGGTCAACACCGGCGCCGTGCTGGTGCGCAGGAAAATGGCGGACGAGTGGCTGGTGGGGCTGTACGGCGTATGGCAGCGCGATACTGCCGCGCAGCACGATCGCCAGCTCAATCTCGGCGTGCGCTCGCACAGCAACGCCGAAGAGGGCTGGCGCCACTGGCTGGAGCTTGGCATGGTGCGGGGGCGCCAGTCGGGCGCGGATCTGCGCGGCTACGCCGTCGACGTGGGCGCAACCTATCGGCTGAGCCAGGACGGGTCGGCGCCGCGCATCACCCTGGGCTACGCCTGGGGCAGCGGCGGCGACGGCGATGACGACGGCCGACGCCGGAAACACTACCGCCAGACCGGGTTGCAGTCCAACGAGGCGACGTTCGGCGGCGAGGCGAAATTCAAAATCTATGGCGAAACCTTCGATCCCCAGCTCACCAATATGCATATTCTCACCGCCGGGGTCGGCTTCAATATCACACCGCGGGCAACGGTGGATCTGGTCTATCACCATTACCGGCAAGACAAGCTGGCGCCGTTGGCGGATAACGCGGCGGAGTTGTCCCCCAGAGACGACCAGAGAAGCACCAGAACGCTGGGTTCCGAACTGGATCTGGTGGTGGGCTGGGAACCGCGGGACAATATCAAGGTGGAATCCGCCGTCGGCTGGTTCCGCCCGTCGGAGCGCTTTCGTACGCCGTCCGGCCCGCGCAGCGCCGACGCCTATTCCGCCTGGCTTGAAGTAGAGGTGGGATTTTAACCGTATAAAAAAGATGCCGCCCGTATTGCTACGGACGGCATAGGCGGCGTTTTCCCCCTAAGGCGGCTAGCGGGCGACCAGTTGCGCCACCCGGTCCGCCAGGAAATCGATCTCCTGCGGCGTGTTGTAGAAGGCCAGCGAGGGCCTTACCGTGCCTTCATAGCCGAAATGGCGCAGAATAGGCTGCGCGCAGTGATGCCCGGCGCGCACTGCAATCCCCACCTGGCTGAGATGGCGGCCTACGTCCTCGATATTATGGCCTTCCAGCACGAACGACAGCACGCTGGTCTTTTGCGCCGCCGTACCGATCAAACGCAGCCCCGGAATACGGGACAGTTTCTGAATGCCGTATTCCAGCAGCGCATGCTCGTACTGGGCGATGTTTTCAATGCCCAGCGATGACACGTAATCAAGCGCGGCCCCCAGTCCGACGGCATCGGCGATATTCCCGGTTCCGGCCTCGAACTTGTTCGGCGCCGGCTGATACTGGGTCAGTTCGAAGGTCACATCGGCGATCATATTGCCGCCGCCCTGATAAGGCCGCGCCTCCTCCAGCACCTCCCGCTTGCCGTATACCGCGCCGATGCCGGTGGGACCAAAGACTTTATGCCCGGAAAAGACAAAGAAGTCCGCATCCAGCGCCGTTACATTAACCGGAATATGCGAGATGGACTGCGCGCCGTCGATGGCGATGCGCACCCCGAAGCGATGGGCGATCGCCACCAGCTCCTGGATCGGCGTCACCGTGCCCAGGGCGTTCGAGACGTGAGTCGCCGACACAAAGCGGGTCTTGTCGTTGAACAGCCGGGTGTAATCCTCAAGGCGTATTTGCCCCTGCTCATCCACCGGCGCCACGCGGATCACCGCGCCGGTTTCCTGGGCGATCAGTTGCCACGGCACAATATTGGCGTGATGCTCCAGCAGGGTGAGAATAATTTCATCCCCCGGCCGCAGCAGCGGCTTCACATAGCTATGGGCAATCAGGTTCAGCCCTTCGGTGGCGCCGCGCACGAAAATGATATTTTCCGGCCCCGGCGCGCCGATGAAACGCGCCACCTTGTCGCGCGCGGCTTCGTAGGCGTCGGTGGAGCGCGCCGCCAACGTATGCGCCGCCCGGTGAATATTCGAGTTTTCATGCAGATAGAAGTGGCTGATGCGGTCGATCACCTGCTGCGGACGCTGGGTGGTGGCCGCGTTATCCAGCCAGATAAGCGGATGGCCGTCCACCCGCTCCGACAGAATGGGGAAATCGGCGCGGATGCGCTCAACCGGGATCTGGCCGACCCGCGCCGCGGGAGCGACGGAGGACGCCTGCGGCGGCGACGGGTGATTAACCGCGCCGTAGGGCGCCGCGGGCGCGCCGGGTTGTCCGAGCGGCACCACGCGCGGCGCATAGCCTGGCTCGGGGGCGCCCTGCGCGCCGGGTTGCCCGCCGACCGCCGACCGCTCTGCCAGCAGAGCGTAGAGATCGTGCTCATCCGGCAGGCCGTAATCGTTCGCCGACGGCGCACTGCCCCAGGGGTCCGGCTCGCCGCCGTATAGCGTGCGTTTATTCGTAGT comes from Brenneria nigrifluens DSM 30175 = ATCC 13028 and encodes:
- a CDS encoding alginate export family protein; translation: MRFFFYIFGYCLFFISSFSFSEDISKKQIRNSPIDGDGVNIPISEPTKNSIYKSKNKKTNSDIAPENSPFITADFTLKLTGERFHNAKLRRGDKKETESEWGPMLRTQIRTDDDYPLFAFAELEWEKTVSRETGEDTERKTTLTLNQAYLGINDLLPDGRIRLGRWLLRDEREWLFDENLDGVHARWRHERWRIEALGGRVNHWQRDLLDSSTKNDSPVNTGAVLVRRKMADEWLVGLYGVWQRDTAAQHDRQLNLGVRSHSNAEEGWRHWLELGMVRGRQSGADLRGYAVDVGATYRLSQDGSAPRITLGYAWGSGGDGDDDGRRRKHYRQTGLQSNEATFGGEAKFKIYGETFDPQLTNMHILTAGVGFNITPRATVDLVYHHYRQDKLAPLADNAAELSPRDDQRSTRTLGSELDLVVGWEPRDNIKVESAVGWFRPSERFRTPSGPRSADAYSAWLEVEVGF
- a CDS encoding cysteine desulfurase — encoded protein: MTTNKRTLYGGEPDPWGSAPSANDYGLPDEHDLYALLAERSAVGGQPGAQGAPEPGYAPRVVPLGQPGAPAAPYGAVNHPSPPQASSVAPAARVGQIPVERIRADFPILSERVDGHPLIWLDNAATTQRPQQVIDRISHFYLHENSNIHRAAHTLAARSTDAYEAARDKVARFIGAPGPENIIFVRGATEGLNLIAHSYVKPLLRPGDEIILTLLEHHANIVPWQLIAQETGAVIRVAPVDEQGQIRLEDYTRLFNDKTRFVSATHVSNALGTVTPIQELVAIAHRFGVRIAIDGAQSISHIPVNVTALDADFFVFSGHKVFGPTGIGAVYGKREVLEEARPYQGGGNMIADVTFELTQYQPAPNKFEAGTGNIADAVGLGAALDYVSSLGIENIAQYEHALLEYGIQKLSRIPGLRLIGTAAQKTSVLSFVLEGHNIEDVGRHLSQVGIAVRAGHHCAQPILRHFGYEGTVRPSLAFYNTPQEIDFLADRVAQLVAR